From the Desulfonispora thiosulfatigenes DSM 11270 genome, one window contains:
- a CDS encoding GerMN domain-containing protein yields MQKKILILIMLLAVTMFGVAGCGLLEKLTAIKDDFNDANGVNLEEKEKDTEMSELVVETPTLDDSVKTEEIGEIKKVLLYFSTPDGKNLVPVEKEISKVEGLGRQTVENLLEGPSLEEGLVSALPLGTNLLDINIKDDKLCIVDFSRDLIAGLSDGDGKETLAVYSIVNTLCQFDSVDRVEIRVEGKKINTLAGQIDLTEAVMANPSIVRK; encoded by the coding sequence TTGCAGAAAAAAATTTTAATACTAATAATGTTACTAGCAGTAACTATGTTTGGAGTTGCAGGTTGCGGTCTTTTAGAAAAACTAACTGCAATAAAAGATGATTTTAACGATGCAAATGGGGTAAATTTAGAAGAAAAAGAAAAGGACACTGAAATGAGTGAATTGGTGGTAGAGACGCCAACTTTGGATGATTCGGTTAAAACTGAAGAAATCGGTGAAATTAAAAAGGTTCTTCTTTATTTTAGTACACCGGATGGGAAAAATTTAGTGCCTGTAGAAAAGGAAATTTCTAAGGTAGAAGGATTAGGCAGACAAACGGTAGAAAATTTATTGGAAGGTCCAAGTTTAGAAGAAGGATTAGTATCTGCACTACCTTTAGGAACTAATTTACTAGATATCAATATTAAAGATGACAAATTATGTATAGTTGATTTTAGCAGAGATTTAATTGCTGGTTTATCAGATGGAGATGGTAAAGAAACATTAGCGGTATATTCTATTGTTAATACTTTATGTCAATTTGACTCTGTTGATCGTGTAGAAATTAGGGTAGAAGGAAAGAAAATCAATACCCTAGCAGGACAGATAGATCTCACGGAAGCTGTAATGGCCAATCCGAGTATTGTAAGAAAATAA
- the tig gene encoding trigger factor: MNVSSKKIEKNQVELNIEVDAKDFEEGLKFAYEKVAKQINIPGFRKGKVPRKIIEQKFGVEVLFEDAVDFAMPKAYGKAIEDLEEDMKPVGKPEIDIVQLEKDKPFIFTATYDIKPEVKLDEYKGFKLEKIDTSVSEEEIEKELELIRQRHSQLETLAEDEPIAKGDFTFIDFEGKKDGVPFEGGTATDHSLEIGSGQFIPGFEEQLIGLKTGDEKTIEVTFPAEYHQKDLAGQPVTFDVKIKSVKRTILADLDDEFAKDVSEFETLQELKEDLKNKLEELAQNKARTGLREQVVNKLVENLKADIPDSMIESQVDTLIQDFEFRLRSQGLTLDKYLEFTKDTMDSVRTKYQEEAVKAVKERLALEYIIKAENLELDEQVVETELEKVAKAYNEELEKIKEVLAKQGQLESFKQSLLLEKASDLVIDSCIIE; the protein is encoded by the coding sequence ATGAACGTGAGTAGTAAAAAAATAGAGAAAAATCAAGTTGAATTAAATATTGAAGTAGATGCAAAAGATTTTGAGGAAGGTTTAAAGTTTGCCTATGAAAAAGTAGCAAAGCAAATTAATATACCTGGATTCCGCAAAGGAAAAGTTCCACGTAAAATTATTGAGCAAAAATTTGGGGTAGAAGTTTTATTTGAAGATGCAGTAGATTTTGCTATGCCAAAGGCATATGGTAAGGCGATTGAAGATTTAGAAGAGGACATGAAACCCGTTGGTAAACCTGAAATTGATATAGTTCAATTAGAAAAAGATAAACCGTTTATCTTTACAGCTACATATGATATTAAACCAGAAGTTAAATTAGATGAATATAAAGGCTTTAAATTAGAAAAGATAGATACTAGTGTAAGTGAAGAAGAAATTGAAAAAGAATTAGAGCTTATTCGTCAACGTCACTCTCAATTAGAAACATTAGCTGAAGATGAGCCAATTGCAAAAGGAGATTTTACCTTTATTGACTTCGAAGGTAAAAAGGATGGAGTACCTTTTGAAGGTGGTACTGCAACGGATCATTCTTTAGAAATTGGATCTGGACAATTTATTCCAGGTTTTGAAGAACAATTAATAGGGCTGAAAACAGGAGATGAAAAAACTATCGAGGTTACTTTCCCGGCAGAATATCATCAAAAAGATTTAGCAGGACAGCCTGTAACATTTGATGTAAAAATAAAATCAGTAAAAAGAACTATACTAGCTGATTTAGACGATGAATTTGCAAAAGATGTAAGTGAGTTTGAAACTTTGCAGGAATTAAAAGAAGATTTAAAGAATAAATTAGAAGAACTAGCACAGAATAAAGCAAGAACTGGTTTAAGAGAACAAGTTGTAAACAAGCTAGTTGAAAACTTAAAAGCAGATATTCCAGATTCAATGATTGAGTCACAAGTTGACACTTTAATTCAAGATTTTGAATTTCGTTTACGCTCTCAAGGCTTAACACTTGATAAGTACTTAGAATTTACTAAGGATACTATGGATAGCGTTAGAACAAAATATCAAGAAGAAGCTGTAAAAGCTGTTAAGGAAAGATTAGCGCTTGAGTATATTATTAAAGCTGAAAACCTTGAGCTTGACGAACAAGTAGTTGAAACAGAATTAGAAAAAGTAGCTAAGGCATATAACGAAGAATTAGAAAAAATCAAAGAAGTTTTAGCTAAGCAAGGTCAATTAGAATCATTCAAACAAAGCTTATTACTTGAGAAAGCATCTGACCTAGTAATCGACAGCTGCATAATTGAATAG
- the lgt gene encoding prolipoprotein diacylglyceryl transferase, whose translation MIDPVALEIGPLQIRWYGILMSTALLLGTILALREIRRQNIDEDKFLNVLLVAIPFGFIGARLYYVIFKWDYYSQFPSEIPAVWHGGLAIHGGIIGAFIAGYIMVRISKLNFWQIGDIVAPSLILGQAIGRWGNFINQEAYGYVVDKAKVPWAMMIDGAYRHPTFLYESIWNLIGFLALLWARKKSWIKQGEILLGYFIFYSLGRFMVEGFRTDSLMLGPLRIAQVMSIALLIGAISLIVMRRKKQPR comes from the coding sequence ATGATTGACCCAGTTGCCCTGGAAATTGGGCCTTTACAAATTAGGTGGTATGGAATTTTGATGTCGACGGCTCTCCTACTAGGAACTATTTTAGCTTTACGGGAGATTAGACGTCAAAACATTGATGAAGATAAATTTCTCAATGTTTTATTAGTTGCGATACCATTTGGATTTATAGGTGCAAGGCTGTATTATGTAATATTTAAATGGGATTATTATTCTCAGTTTCCTAGTGAGATTCCAGCTGTTTGGCACGGGGGGCTTGCTATTCATGGCGGTATTATTGGTGCTTTTATTGCTGGTTATATCATGGTGCGGATTTCAAAATTAAATTTTTGGCAAATAGGAGATATTGTAGCCCCAAGTTTGATTTTAGGTCAAGCTATTGGAAGATGGGGTAATTTTATTAATCAAGAAGCTTATGGTTATGTGGTTGATAAAGCAAAGGTTCCTTGGGCTATGATGATTGATGGGGCTTATCGCCACCCGACCTTTTTATATGAATCTATCTGGAATTTAATTGGTTTTCTAGCTCTCTTATGGGCTCGTAAAAAGTCATGGATTAAACAAGGTGAGATATTATTAGGTTATTTTATTTTTTATTCATTAGGAAGATTTATGGTTGAAGGGTTTAGAACAGATAGTCTAATGTTAGGACCTCTCCGGATTGCACAGGTTATGAGTATTGCATTACTAATAGGTGCGATTTCTTTAATTGTTATGAGGAGAAAAAAGCAGCCAAGATAA
- a CDS encoding YfcE family phosphodiesterase — MRIGVISDTHRALDLARKVIKDMGNIDLLIHAGDHYQDAMKLGEEFNIEVKNVVGNCDYLDEGNSEELINICEGKIKIFLVHGHQYKVKMGLQNLYYRGLELGADIIIFGHTHIPLVVKEGDIKILNPGSIGFPRGNQGVTYGLIEIGQDPLEEIKIKLKNI; from the coding sequence ATGCGTATAGGGGTTATTAGTGATACACATCGAGCATTAGATTTAGCTCGTAAGGTTATTAAGGATATGGGCAATATTGATTTGCTGATTCATGCTGGCGATCACTATCAAGACGCGATGAAATTAGGAGAAGAATTCAATATTGAAGTTAAAAATGTAGTGGGTAATTGCGATTATTTAGATGAAGGAAATTCTGAAGAATTAATTAATATATGTGAAGGAAAAATTAAAATATTTTTAGTGCATGGGCATCAATATAAAGTAAAAATGGGTTTACAGAACTTATATTATAGAGGTTTAGAATTAGGAGCCGACATTATTATTTTCGGTCATACGCATATTCCACTGGTAGTAAAAGAAGGAGATATTAAAATTTTGAATCCTGGGAGCATAGGATTTCCAAGAGGAAATCAGGGCGTAACCTATGGTTTAATAGAGATAGGACAAGATCCTTTGGAGGAAATAAAAATAAAATTAAAAAATATTTAG
- the clpP gene encoding ATP-dependent Clp endopeptidase proteolytic subunit ClpP → MSTLVPMVVEQTNRGERAYDIYSRLLKDRIIFIGSAIDDHVANLMIAQLLFLEAEDPDKDIHVYINSPGGSITAGMAIFDTMQYIKPSVSTICVGMAASMGAFLLAAGEKGKRFALPNSEIMIHQPLGGTQGQATDIEIHAKRILEMKDKLNEILAERTGQTKEKIASDTERDNFMTAEVAKEYGIVDEVLTRNSLKS, encoded by the coding sequence ATGAGTACGTTAGTTCCTATGGTTGTTGAACAGACTAACAGAGGAGAAAGGGCTTATGACATTTATTCGCGCCTGTTAAAAGATAGAATTATCTTTATAGGTAGTGCAATTGATGATCATGTAGCAAATCTAATGATTGCACAATTACTGTTTTTAGAAGCAGAAGATCCTGATAAAGATATCCATGTTTATATAAATAGCCCTGGAGGATCTATTACTGCTGGTATGGCTATTTTTGATACCATGCAATACATTAAACCTAGTGTTTCAACTATTTGCGTTGGAATGGCTGCAAGTATGGGGGCATTCTTATTAGCGGCAGGGGAAAAAGGTAAAAGATTTGCTCTTCCTAATAGTGAAATCATGATCCATCAACCACTTGGTGGTACTCAGGGTCAAGCTACAGACATCGAAATACATGCTAAACGAATTCTTGAAATGAAAGATAAGTTAAACGAGATCTTAGCTGAAAGAACTGGTCAAACAAAAGAGAAGATCGCATCTGATACTGAACGTGATAACTTTATGACTGCTGAAGTTGCTAAAGAATATGGAATTGTTGATGAGGTTTTAACACGAAATTCCCTGAAGTCCTAA
- the rph gene encoding ribonuclease PH — MRDDGRNENELRKVRVEQDYIKYPEGSILFEMGDTKVICNATVEEKIPGWLKGQEKGWITAEYSMLPRATDVRTRREATQGKIGGRTQEIQRLIGRSLRPVVDLKALGERTIWIDCDVIQADGGTRTAAITGGFIALVKALQSLVEKGILKNFPILDYVAAVSIGKVGENILLDLAYSEDCEADVDLNLVMTGSGKFIEIQGTAEGYPFNREELDEILMLGEEGINKLIEIQKSILGSIV, encoded by the coding sequence ATGCGTGATGATGGCAGAAATGAAAATGAGTTACGAAAAGTAAGAGTTGAGCAAGATTACATAAAGTATCCTGAAGGATCAATATTATTTGAAATGGGAGATACCAAGGTAATTTGTAATGCAACAGTTGAAGAAAAGATTCCAGGATGGCTAAAAGGTCAAGAAAAAGGATGGATTACTGCAGAATATTCAATGCTTCCTAGAGCAACGGATGTTAGGACAAGAAGAGAGGCCACTCAAGGGAAAATAGGAGGCAGGACTCAAGAAATACAAAGACTTATTGGTAGGTCATTAAGACCCGTAGTGGATTTAAAGGCATTAGGAGAGCGCACAATTTGGATTGATTGTGATGTTATTCAAGCTGATGGTGGTACGAGGACAGCAGCTATTACAGGTGGTTTTATTGCCTTAGTAAAGGCTCTACAAAGCCTTGTTGAAAAAGGGATTTTAAAAAATTTCCCAATTTTAGATTATGTAGCGGCAGTAAGTATTGGTAAGGTTGGGGAAAATATTCTATTAGATTTAGCCTACTCTGAAGATTGTGAAGCAGATGTTGATTTAAACTTAGTAATGACAGGTTCAGGAAAATTCATCGAAATTCAAGGAACAGCTGAAGGTTACCCATTTAATCGCGAAGAACTAGATGAAATTCTTATGCTAGGTGAAGAAGGAATAAATAAATTAATTGAAATTCAAAAAAGCATTTTAGGGAGCATTGTGTAA
- a CDS encoding ACT domain-containing protein: MIKQISVFLQNEKGRLEKLIYILSENDLNIRALSIADTEEFGVLRLIVNDPDKAKNVLNEKGFRVSETEVIAVEVPDVPGGLAGALHKLTEKGINIDYMYAFLTKKSDFANVIFRVEDTQKAEEVLNAAGVKVLGGESVYM, from the coding sequence ATGATTAAGCAAATTTCCGTATTTTTGCAAAATGAAAAGGGAAGATTAGAAAAACTTATTTACATTTTAAGTGAAAACGATCTTAATATCAGAGCTCTTTCTATTGCTGATACCGAAGAATTTGGGGTATTACGTTTAATAGTAAATGATCCTGATAAGGCAAAAAATGTGCTTAATGAAAAAGGTTTTAGAGTGTCTGAAACTGAAGTAATTGCTGTAGAAGTACCTGATGTGCCGGGTGGATTAGCAGGGGCTTTACACAAATTAACTGAAAAAGGCATTAATATTGATTATATGTATGCGTTTTTAACTAAAAAGTCAGATTTTGCTAATGTGATTTTTAGAGTAGAAGATACTCAAAAAGCTGAAGAAGTCTTAAATGCTGCAGGTGTAAAGGTGTTAGGTGGCGAGAGCGTTTACATGTGA
- a CDS encoding phenylacetate--CoA ligase family protein, with protein sequence MLYWNPKIETMSRDEIKEIQSERLVNLVERVYFNVPHYRHAFQDKGIEPGDIKSVDDLKNLPFTMKSDLRDSYPYGMFATPISEIVRLHASSGTTGKPTVVGYTRKDLTTWSEIMARALTCGGVKRDSVVQNAYGYGLFTGGLGVHYGVERLGASVIPISGGNTSKQIMLMQDFGTTVLTCTPSYAIYLAETMEKMGIDPKSLKLKNGIFGAEPWSENMRTEIENRLGITALDIYGLSEVMGPGVACECNAKDGMHIYEDHFIPEIIDPVTEKVLPYGTQGELVFTTITKEGIPIIRYRTRDISVLNAEVCNCGRTHVRMGKVMGRTDDMLVIRGVNVFPTQVESILLEIGETEPHYQLIVSRNGNLDELQIAVEVSEAMFSDQISGLERLQKVIAGKVNSILGISAKIKLVEPNAIPRSEGKAVRVIDNRKL encoded by the coding sequence ATTTTGTATTGGAATCCAAAGATAGAAACTATGTCTAGAGACGAAATAAAAGAAATCCAATCTGAACGTCTAGTAAATTTAGTAGAAAGAGTGTATTTTAATGTACCACATTATCGCCATGCTTTCCAGGATAAGGGTATAGAACCAGGGGATATTAAAAGTGTAGATGACTTAAAAAATCTTCCATTTACAATGAAATCAGATCTTAGAGATAGTTATCCATATGGAATGTTTGCGACACCCATTTCTGAAATTGTAAGACTTCATGCTTCTTCAGGTACAACGGGTAAACCAACCGTAGTAGGGTATACTAGAAAAGACTTAACTACCTGGTCAGAAATCATGGCAAGGGCACTTACTTGTGGAGGCGTTAAAAGAGACTCTGTGGTGCAAAATGCTTATGGATATGGGCTTTTTACTGGAGGATTAGGGGTACATTATGGAGTTGAAAGATTAGGCGCTTCTGTTATACCAATTTCAGGTGGAAATACAAGTAAACAAATTATGTTAATGCAAGACTTTGGCACAACAGTACTTACCTGTACTCCTTCTTATGCTATTTACTTAGCGGAAACAATGGAAAAAATGGGCATTGATCCAAAATCATTAAAACTTAAAAATGGTATTTTTGGTGCTGAACCATGGTCTGAAAATATGCGTACAGAAATTGAAAATAGATTAGGAATAACAGCTTTAGATATTTATGGTTTGTCTGAAGTAATGGGACCAGGGGTTGCTTGTGAGTGTAACGCAAAAGATGGTATGCATATTTATGAAGATCATTTTATTCCGGAAATTATTGATCCAGTGACTGAAAAAGTATTACCATATGGTACACAAGGAGAATTAGTTTTCACTACAATAACTAAAGAAGGAATTCCGATTATTCGCTATCGTACTAGAGATATATCTGTTTTAAATGCAGAGGTCTGTAATTGTGGTCGTACACATGTAAGAATGGGTAAAGTGATGGGTCGAACTGATGATATGTTAGTAATTAGAGGGGTAAATGTTTTCCCAACTCAAGTAGAGAGTATTTTATTAGAAATTGGAGAAACAGAGCCTCATTATCAATTAATTGTTAGTCGTAATGGAAATTTAGATGAATTACAAATTGCAGTAGAGGTTTCTGAAGCAATGTTTTCAGATCAAATTAGCGGTCTAGAAAGATTACAAAAGGTTATTGCAGGAAAAGTTAATTCTATTCTTGGAATATCTGCTAAAATAAAGTTAGTAGAACCAAATGCTATTCCTCGTAGTGAAGGAAAAGCTGTAAGAGTAATTGATAATAGAAAATTATAA
- a CDS encoding XTP/dITP diphosphatase produces MKEKVLVLASNNKGKISEFERLLESLKIKVLPMSHFPEINEVEETGTTFKENALLKAREVARLSGQVSLADDSGLEVDYLKGEPGVYSARFAGEPKSDERNNEKLLEMLKGVPSEKRTARFKCCIAIVLPDGKEYTVEDSCEGYILEQLVGEGGFGYDPLFFVDSLDKTFAELNMQEKIKLVIEVRQ; encoded by the coding sequence ATGAAGGAAAAGGTCTTAGTTTTAGCTAGTAATAATAAAGGAAAAATTAGCGAATTTGAAAGATTGTTAGAAAGCTTAAAGATAAAAGTATTGCCTATGTCACATTTCCCAGAAATTAATGAGGTCGAGGAAACTGGAACAACTTTTAAGGAAAATGCTTTACTAAAAGCAAGAGAAGTAGCTAGATTAAGTGGACAGGTAAGCTTAGCAGATGACTCTGGTTTAGAGGTGGATTATTTAAAAGGTGAGCCAGGTGTTTACTCAGCACGTTTTGCAGGTGAACCTAAAAGTGATGAAAGAAATAATGAAAAACTTTTAGAAATGTTAAAAGGTGTACCTTCTGAAAAGAGAACGGCTAGATTTAAATGCTGCATTGCGATAGTTTTACCAGATGGTAAAGAATATACAGTAGAAGATAGTTGTGAAGGTTATATTTTAGAACAATTAGTTGGTGAAGGTGGCTTTGGTTATGATCCTTTATTTTTTGTGGATTCGTTAGATAAAACCTTTGCTGAGTTAAATATGCAAGAAAAAATAAAATTAGTCATAGAGGTAAGGCAGTAG
- a CDS encoding N-acetylmuramoyl-L-alanine amidase produces MLILLPNYAFAQDAEITGSIVNVRGGPSTQNTVITKVVKGQNVSIISEQNGWCNVKLSNNTVGWISQDLLKKLAVNNTNIQKPLPVPDAKPVPVPVPASKPVPTPIPVPKPVPNPAPTPAKTIVNVAPYAVSVTGSIVNIRQSSDTNSAILTSVKLGENLTVYGKQGEWLNVKLSDGRSGWIAGWLTKEAHSVVTPTGNTLRLPIGNRNLVLTNLDNGLKINLSGVNENDYTLSTTTNQTDLIIKVNNNGVKSAKKSINTWGVKDISIEPSYIYLSFDKPFTFTDSYVRSQLEANITFAKVQAQGINKIKLNASNEKSIVQISAKGNLEYTTSNVGTSKLYVDIPKAELKLSSANELEQAVNYGPIRKVLAKQISSDIVRLEVDLASGAICNVIENDGYLILAGRLGNGSLKGKTIVLDPGHGTIGTGGFSDPGAVGRDLKLREKDVVLGISLKLRDSLVKEGANVIMTRTSDGKYLSLEGRAAIANKSNADVFVSVHANSSTNRAANGSSVYMYAPYSKPNLYNQRNIRKELATDIQNEIVKSAGRKNLGVKEANFSVLRNTQVPSVLVETAFLSNPEEEKLFNTDGFLQKMADGIFNGLKTFFKNN; encoded by the coding sequence ATGTTAATATTATTACCTAATTATGCTTTTGCGCAAGATGCAGAAATAACCGGTAGTATTGTTAATGTTAGGGGAGGCCCTAGTACACAAAATACAGTAATCACTAAAGTTGTAAAGGGTCAAAATGTATCAATAATTTCTGAACAAAATGGCTGGTGTAATGTAAAATTATCTAATAATACCGTAGGTTGGATCTCACAGGATTTGCTCAAAAAGTTAGCGGTTAATAATACTAATATTCAGAAGCCACTACCGGTACCGGATGCAAAACCAGTACCTGTGCCAGTTCCAGCATCAAAACCTGTACCAACTCCAATACCTGTACCAAAACCAGTTCCTAATCCAGCACCAACACCTGCAAAGACTATTGTTAACGTTGCTCCATATGCTGTATCTGTAACAGGAAGCATTGTGAATATAAGACAATCTTCAGATACAAACTCAGCAATTTTAACATCAGTTAAGCTAGGTGAAAATTTAACTGTTTATGGAAAACAAGGGGAATGGTTAAATGTTAAATTATCAGATGGTAGATCAGGTTGGATTGCAGGATGGTTAACAAAAGAAGCACATTCTGTAGTAACGCCTACAGGAAACACACTTAGGTTGCCAATAGGTAATAGGAATTTAGTTTTAACGAATCTTGATAATGGACTTAAGATTAATTTATCAGGGGTTAACGAAAATGATTATACATTAAGCACAACAACTAATCAGACTGACTTAATAATTAAAGTCAATAATAATGGTGTAAAATCAGCAAAGAAATCTATAAATACTTGGGGCGTAAAAGATATTAGTATCGAACCTAGTTATATTTATCTTAGCTTTGATAAACCATTTACTTTTACAGACTCATATGTACGTAGTCAACTAGAAGCTAATATTACTTTTGCCAAGGTACAAGCTCAAGGAATTAATAAAATTAAGTTAAATGCAAGTAATGAAAAATCAATTGTGCAAATATCAGCTAAAGGTAATCTTGAATATACTACTAGTAATGTAGGTACAAGTAAGCTTTATGTTGATATACCAAAGGCAGAATTAAAATTATCTTCTGCAAATGAATTAGAACAAGCAGTAAATTATGGACCAATTCGCAAGGTTCTAGCTAAACAAATCTCTAGTGATATAGTTCGTTTAGAGGTGGATTTAGCAAGTGGTGCTATTTGCAATGTTATTGAAAATGATGGATATTTAATTTTAGCAGGTAGATTAGGAAATGGATCTTTAAAAGGAAAAACAATTGTTCTTGACCCAGGACATGGAACTATTGGCACAGGAGGATTTTCTGATCCAGGCGCTGTAGGTCGTGACCTTAAGTTAAGGGAAAAGGATGTTGTTTTAGGGATTTCTTTAAAACTCAGAGATTCATTAGTTAAAGAAGGCGCAAATGTAATTATGACACGCACTTCAGATGGTAAATATTTGAGCCTAGAAGGTAGAGCAGCTATAGCAAATAAGAGTAATGCAGATGTCTTTGTAAGTGTGCATGCTAATTCAAGTACAAATAGAGCAGCAAATGGTAGCTCAGTTTATATGTATGCTCCTTATAGCAAGCCAAATCTTTATAATCAAAGGAATATCCGTAAAGAATTAGCTACAGATATTCAAAATGAAATTGTTAAATCTGCTGGAAGAAAAAATTTAGGAGTTAAAGAAGCTAATTTCTCAGTATTAAGAAATACCCAAGTACCTTCAGTATTAGTAGAAACTGCGTTTTTAAGTAATCCTGAAGAAGAAAAATTATTTAATACTGATGGCTTCCTGCAAAAAATGGCAGATGGAATTTTTAATGGTTTAAAGACATTTTTTAAAAATAATTAA
- the murI gene encoding glutamate racemase — protein MEMNRVGSQKPIGVFDSGVGGLSVAREIFRKLPNEQIIYFGDTAHVPYGPRSQSELIHFGNQITDFLINQGVKMIIIACNTSSSLSFESLKEKYNLPFVDVINPSIDVAIKNSTKQKIGVIATEATIKTGAHKKLLLAENPNVEVFTSACPKFVPLVEQGTVEGKEVEKIIYEYLAPLMEKEIDTLILGCTHYPFLEKSIKKVLGKDIKIIDPAQETVVMAKTSLQRLNLLNLHPNKDNEYWVSGDPDSFYKNAQNFIQDNIKKVNQVTL, from the coding sequence ATGGAGATGAATAGAGTGGGAAGCCAAAAACCAATTGGAGTTTTTGATTCGGGAGTAGGGGGACTAAGTGTTGCTCGGGAAATTTTTCGCAAATTACCGAATGAACAAATAATATATTTTGGAGATACAGCTCATGTCCCTTACGGCCCGCGGAGCCAGTCGGAACTTATCCATTTTGGCAATCAAATAACTGATTTTTTAATTAATCAAGGCGTAAAGATGATTATTATCGCCTGTAATACCAGTTCTTCGCTTTCTTTTGAATCTTTAAAGGAAAAATATAATTTACCCTTTGTGGATGTGATTAATCCTAGCATAGATGTAGCCATCAAAAATTCGACAAAACAAAAAATTGGGGTTATAGCTACAGAGGCAACTATTAAGACAGGTGCACATAAGAAACTATTATTAGCTGAAAATCCTAATGTAGAAGTATTTACAAGCGCTTGTCCAAAATTTGTACCTTTAGTAGAACAAGGGACCGTTGAGGGCAAAGAGGTAGAAAAAATTATATATGAATATTTAGCGCCTTTAATGGAAAAAGAAATAGACACCTTGATTTTAGGATGCACTCACTATCCTTTTTTAGAAAAAAGCATCAAAAAGGTGCTAGGAAAAGATATAAAAATAATTGATCCTGCTCAAGAAACAGTAGTGATGGCTAAAACAAGTTTACAAAGGTTAAACTTATTAAATTTGCACCCGAATAAAGATAATGAGTACTGGGTGAGTGGAGATCCAGATAGTTTTTATAAAAATGCACAAAATTTTATTCAAGATAATATTAAAAAGGTAAATCAGGTGACGTTATAA
- a CDS encoding DUF2179 domain-containing protein, which translates to MDVFLGLLFIFVARVTDVSLATTRMLMVVKGKKALAASIGFFEVLVYILALNKVMQTLDNPVNLIVYCLGFSVGNIVGISIEDKLAMGYLTAQVITLENPLELSDKLREEGFGVTVTIGQGREGERYILEIMLLRKRMPRLQKIIDNWDKKAFMVVLDARATKGGTAVYKR; encoded by the coding sequence ATGGATGTTTTTTTAGGATTACTATTTATTTTTGTAGCAAGAGTTACAGATGTGAGCTTAGCTACTACTCGGATGTTAATGGTTGTTAAAGGGAAAAAAGCTTTAGCTGCCTCTATTGGTTTTTTTGAAGTGCTTGTTTATATTTTAGCTTTAAATAAGGTCATGCAGACTTTAGATAACCCCGTGAATCTGATAGTTTATTGTTTAGGTTTCTCTGTAGGTAATATAGTAGGGATATCCATTGAAGACAAATTAGCTATGGGTTATCTTACAGCTCAGGTTATCACTTTAGAAAATCCTTTAGAATTAAGCGATAAACTTAGAGAAGAAGGATTTGGTGTAACTGTGACTATTGGTCAAGGTCGAGAAGGTGAACGCTATATTTTAGAAATTATGCTTTTAAGAAAAAGAATGCCAAGGCTACAAAAGATAATTGATAATTGGGATAAGAAGGCTTTCATGGTTGTCTTAGATGCTAGAGCAACTAAAGGTGGCACTGCGGTTTATAAACGGTAA